Genomic DNA from Equus asinus isolate D_3611 breed Donkey chromosome 10, EquAss-T2T_v2, whole genome shotgun sequence:
TCAGCCTGGTAGGGAAGACTAACAGACCATAGCAGGTCAGGGAACTAGGGGAAAGTGttgaaatgtcttaatttcttttcatgtgctagAACTAAACTAGGTGGACAATATGGTGAGGGGTTCAACTAACAGGTGGAGTGAATGAAGGAAACTAAAAATATCCACTGAGCATATGCCCTTTAGAGAAGGCTCTATAATGAAATAATGCAAAGGGAGGGCTAGGTAGATGGAGCCAACTATAACTGATAGGAGAACCGTGGTAGCTGCCTGCCATGTGAGCAGAAGTTGCTGAGATGCCTACAGAGCCATTAGAGTCACCTACGTGCAAAGGAGGCTCCCCATGTTGGGCTGAATTTAAGTGGTATGAAAACTTTTCCTAGGCTACCACCCAGAATGCCCAGTGTGATCTCTGGGTCAAGCCAGCCCACAACAAGAATTTAAAGTGAACTTGACAACTCAGAATCTTTAGGAAAAGCCAACCAGTCACTGTTAAGCATGGACAAAAAAACCTCCCCTGAAAGTTTTCTTTGCCTCAAACACTCAGCTGGCCATTGCCCTGTGACCTGAAGGAATTAAAAACCATATCAAAAAAGTCACCgtgcttttcctcttcctcctcccttccctttccttcctgaaCAATTTAGTCCAAAAGCCATTAGGTGGGGCTGAACAAATGGGTGCCtacagtgggggtgggaggagccaCAGTGGCCCAGAGTGGTGTGCTGGAGTCAGAACAGGGTGTGTAGGGGGGAGCAGTGGCCCAGGGCAGGGTATTGGAGTCCAAGTTGGGTAAGGAGGATGTTGGTGAAGGCGGACAGCAGTGGCCACCCAGATAGGGATGTTGGAGCCCATGTTTGGTGAGGAAAACAGGCGATTGTTTACATAAGGGGAGGGAGATTgatcaaataataaatatattgagGATAATAGGAACCAGGTATCTTGTTGTCAAGAAGGAGGTTATaaatatggaaagagagaaaatgaacccTGTGGTATTTGATTAGAATTCAAGGTATTAGGTATTAGGATGAGCTGATGGTTTTCAAGATAGATGAATAGGTAGGGAGGTAGGgaggtaaagagagagagacaaagagagagagagagagagtagagtgTTTATATATTCTCTCATTCCACCCAGTGAGAGTGCCTGGGAACAGTGACAATccaatagcaatgagcacaccacgcactcagatcttggtttctaaataccattctccactaaCAGAAACAAAGGCTCTTTGGAGAAACGGCTGATTCCAGGGTTAGGAAAGTCTAAGATGAGAGTGGAACATCACATGGTGCCAGAGAGTGAGGACGTGCTCAAGAATAACAGGGACATGTCAAAAGAACACCGAAGCTAGCTTGATAGGACTCCCATGAGCTACGTCTGAACAAAGTtagcataaaaataataaaaaagggaTTCTAACCCAGGGAATATAAGAGAAATCCATGAGACCATACTGacataaagaaacaaatgaagagaTTTAAAGATTCATGAGTGGGATGAAGATAACATAGTACCAAAGTACCTCcgcagaaaatatttattaattactacAGGAAAAAGTAACTTTACTGTGCCGAATCCTGGCAGACACTCTCTCAATCAAGTGATCAAAATTAGTATCATGTGAAACGGGTTAACACCTGTCCCTGTAATGGGACAAACTGACACCAAGTCCTACCTGACTGGATACGAGGAGGAGAACAAGCATCAGGTCTATGGTATTCCTACCAAAGATGCATAACCTGAATGTGATCATGCAAAAAcagcagacaaacccaaactgagggacatgctACAAAACTGGGGCTCATGGAGCAGCATGTTCTCAATTGACCCTCAAATGGCTGAGAATAAAAAACATATTTGTACCGTACCTGGGGACTTTTCTTTAGGTTtgagattatttcaaaatttaaaaattaataatgccAAGAGTTACCTTGCGTCACCGTAGATTTGACGGAAGGCAAGTGTCAAGACGGCATCAAGATCTGGATGGACCAAGCTAAACACCAACAATTACATGTGAGGGTAATACTTCTTCAATGATCTCTGGTGAAGGACCAGTTTCTTCCCCTCAATCCATTGTGGAccaatacttttaaaaaacatgaaatccaCAATTGGATCTGAAAAACAATATCAAATTGCTACAAGAGTTTTCAAATGCCTCAATGTCTGTATCTATCTCAGCATGGACCAGGAACAAACAGTCATGGACTAGTGTGGACTACACTTTGAACAGCCCTTCTCTATGGTAGGATGAGCAGATCCCCAACTGCCATCACACacaaatgggaaataaaaaatattggtcTCGCTGTAATCTATAGTAATTGGATTGGTAACTGGTAATTACTGGTAGCTTCAGTAATTACTACTATAATTAACATCAACCATCTATCTAAAGTATTCAAGATAGGGACTGCTCAGGCAATGGGAGGGGATTAAAGACTTGCCTTTATGTATAGTAACCAACTTCTCTATATGAGGCACAGGACAAGAATGAGGAAGACCACTGCTGATTGCAAAGCAATTGCTTTGTCGTGATTTAAAGGAAGACAAACCCAATCATATAGAAGATGGACAAAAACATCTATGGGTCAATCTGCAACACCAGGTCATGACTGTCATTGCTGGGGAGGGATCCAGCATTCAGAAGGGCTTAGTAGGACACATCTCCCAAATCAGATGGGTTTGATTTAACTACAGATACTGATGGTCAAGCTACTGACTCCAACACATCCACACAGGGTCCACACAAACTGGGAGTGTGCTGCACACGACCCCTCCCTCCGCTAAGAGGCAGCTCCTTCAAATAAAAGAGAACAATTCTCTGTGCTAAACTAAGACCAGAGCAGAACGATCCTCTGCATGGAAATGGCAAACACAGTGCAGGCTCAAGGTTCTTTCAGAGGACACTGTGACACTCCTGTTGCACATCCCCAAATGCTGAAATCTTCACGCCAGTGTCCCCTGACACTTATTTCAGCCACACACAGAGAAGGCTCCACATTGAAACCTGTAAGCTAGAATCAACAACGTGATTTCTGCAGCATCTGTCTCCCGGCCGCGGCACCTCACTTACCTGGGGCGGTTTTATAGCATGGAGTTCGGGAGGGCAGCGATGGGGCGTTCTTTGCCCTGGGGCTCTGGGTACTCTGCAAGACTTGTCTCTGCCTCTTcagctcctcttctctttcctgggCTGCTCGAATCTCTTCTTCAATCATGGACAAAGTCCGCTGCTTCCTTGACCTCAGCTTGAAGGGCCCAACCATCACATCAGATTCTTGAGTGGCCAGGAGCGAGGCCGTGCTTCTCAGCTCAGCTGCCTCCGAATACTTGCTGAAATAGCTCCCTTCTGGTCTGGTCTCCTCCATGTTTATTGGGCCACTGGGCTGCACTACTGTCAGCGGCTGGGAGGGCCCTCTTTCCCTGAGCGCTCTGTCTTCAGCAGGCAGAATCTTTGGTAATACATCCCTTTTCTCTTGAACGGGAGAGGACACTTGGGGTGGCTCAAACATGCTCTGAGCCTTCTCTGAGCTGGAAGCCCCAGACTCAGCTTCCTCTGGAGTTGCTTCAGGTCCCTGCTGTTCAGCTCCACCATTTATTTCAGACGCAGCTCTATCCACTTGCTCAGCTATGGCTTGTTGAATGGCATTCTGCACCAGGAGACCAGCCTGATATTCCAAGGGGTCGTCAACCGATGGAGAGTCTCCCAGCGTGGAACAAGGGGAATAGAAACCATGATCACTAAAAGACTTGGAGACACCTTCTCCCCGGCCCTCGGAGGGGTTGTCAGTTTGGGGAGTCTGGGGCAGAGAAAAATCAGCCAGGGAATTTTCCTGGAGGGCATTGGTTGTCTCATTGGAGGCCCCACTGTCACTGATGTTGTCCATGCTGAAATCATTGGACAGGGTCTCCAAGACAGTGGTATCCTGGGACCTTACCGACAACTCATCCAAACCAGAGTCCAGCTCCTCTTGGGTCAAAGAGACATTGACTGACCTTGAAAACTGATCCAAAATCCCAGCGTCATCATCCTTGACCACCGTGAGGACGGCCCGGGCACTCGTGAACTCTCCATCCTCTGCCCACAATTTGGATAAGGGCCCGCGTTTGGAGGGCTCACTATAGGGCCCTTCCTTCCCCTGAGGAGTTGCGCTGCCCTGGCCTCCTCCCGAAGACTGGGTCTCCATGGCACAGCTGGCTTTCTGCCCCTTGGCTGCCGATGTGCCATTGTCTTCTGAAGGTCCCCTGGCAGAAGCTGGTCTcgagagagtcagtggcctgtcTGAGTTGATGGACCCCAGAGGCCTGTAGAAGGGCTTGACAGAGAAGAGCCTGGGCGTACTCTGGCCCTTGGCTACTGTTTGCCTGGAATTCTCCATCAGCTGGAACTGTTTGCGAGCAGCAGAGAAATCTATCTGCTCCGTGACGATGTCCTCCTTCATGTTCTCAGTCATGCTCGAACGTTCACGAGAGGATGCAGGGGCTGGGCAGAGCTGTGgtgggggctgctgctgctgctgctgctgctgctgctgctgctgctgttgctgttgcATGAGCAACTGCTCCTGCTGCGCCCTTCTCTCCTTGCGCTCCTTGTACTTTTTGTGCGACTCCAGATGTTCCTCGTCCAGCTGCTCCTCGATGGTCTTTTCCTGGGGAGGATTCCACCATTTTGCTGCAATGCCAGGGTTCTTTTTCACGGCCTGGCTCCGGATgagttctctcctttccttttccagctcTAGCATCTCTTCTGAGGGCCTCACTTTTCTGACACAGTATTGTTCTTTCTCGCTCTCATCGTCCTCAAAGAGTTTGGAGGGCTTCTTGTCCTCATGGAAGGCACGTAGCTCAAACTTGGCTTCCTTCTTCAGCGTGGTGAGCGTGAACTCCCCATCTCGGGATGAACACCGGGAGCTGGTGGAGGAGCTGGGGCTCACGGGGGCCTGCAGGCTGTCCCCCAGCACATCTCTGGGCTGGTCAGGGGAGTGGCCATTTGCTCTTCCACCCTCTGCCATTGTGGCAGAGTTGCTTTTACTGAGCTCAATGTGAGGAAGTGCCTGCCTGCTAGCTGCTCTCTCAGTGGGTTCCGGCTGACTGGCTGTGTGGGCAGGTGGGCTTAAGCTGCCCACCAGGATGGCTGCTCCAGGCTCCGGGGAGGACGTGCCGTTGTAAGTTCCGTCCACAGCAGAATCACAGCAGTTGGCCTCCAGTACCTCGTCTAGATATCGGATCTCTCTGGCGACATCATTATCCAGAGATTCGTGGTGATCAGCGAGGAGGCCATTGTGCGGGGGCGAGTAGAAAGGCGAGGGGTGGTCAATGGAATGTAGGGTAGACGTGATTCCAGGAACACCTTTACATTCTGCAACAGAGACCTCAATTTCCATGTTTTTGTGGTCTGGGGGAAGAGAGCTGGGAGCAGGCTGCAGGGGGTTGGCACTGcagctgtctctctccctttttagCCGGATATCATCCTCAGAAAGCTGGGGGGGCTTctggaataaagagaaaacaagtcaTGGTCAGATACTAAATGTCTTATGGATGTGAACCCTGGGAAATTAACTGATAACTaactggaaagaaaatggaaacaacaatgaCAAGTTCTTCCGAATAGAGATTTCCCTTCCAATAATCCTTCACATATGGATTTTGTTGTTGTAATGGGGACCTAAACCTCTTGATTTTACAGATTCCATTTTGTTTACTGGGTGTCCAGGGAACTTTCAATAGATGCtagtcccatttttaaatttaaacattaagTTAAGACTCCAATCATCTGAAGACATTGCTCAAATATCTCCTAAAGTGGAAGAGACTTCCAATGTACCAGAATCTTCCAAAATACTTCGTAGCAAACTACTGCAGGAATGTAATAGGACTATTTGTGTGGCCCTGACTATAAAAAGTGGTCCTTTTGTATGAACAAATCTTGAAAGCATACGATTCTCTGCCAGATGTAATGCAATTATTCTGGAGACAACTTTTTGGAAACTTTTGGACAGTTCTTCCAAAGTAAAATACGGGAAAACAGTAGATTCCTTCAGTGGCCCCTTAAAGAATACAGTGCCCCACTGCCATGGCTGTAATTGACTGTGTGCGTTACATACACCATAACCAAAGTCACTGACTGCACAGTTCTGTTCTCCAGACTCCATCGAAACAATACTCCTTAGCTAAGGAGTGAGTGTTGCTTTGAAAAGCTAGTGGCCAGCAGCACCCTCCTCTCTAGTTCCTAAAAGATTTTATGTATGATAGCTCCAATTTTGTGGTTCAATGAGAAAACCACATCTTCTTAACGTTTTTAAACGCATCATATTTTTTCATCAGTTATCAACCCATGTAATTTTGTTAGTTTGCCATTAGTAAGATTAATTTTCAAACTccaggatgatttttttttttcatacctAAGGACTCTGGTTGAACTCAGATAATTCAGTGGTAAACCAGGAGCTTAATCTGAGCTCCCCTCAAGGCGTTCACTAACACCTTGGTCAAGTTTGTTTCCCCATCTCAAGTCCATAGTGTGGCTGGTATTACTGACACAGTACAATGCAAAATCACACGACggcataattttcatttatttaagttttaGACAATTTTCAAGTTTTAGAACATAATATTAAAACACCACTTTAGGATGATTCTCAGGGGATTAATTTCAAAATCCCTCCAAGGAAAAGCGAATAACTATAGATTTGTTCACAAGACCTAGAAAAACATGGGAGTCCATCCTGTGTGCTCTGCGTCATTGTCAGAACATCGAAAAACTCTCATGGTTATCCACGAACTGAGGGGTTTCTTCACTGTTTGTTTTCCACATTCCTCTTTAGACTTAAATTGATCATGTAATATATATTCCTTCTTTAGCAATAGGCAACAATAATGAGTATTCCTTCTTTGTCAACACTTTCTGGTCTTGGATGATCTTCCAGTCTAAGTCTGGTTTTTGTCAAAATCTGGTACTTAATACCATTAATATTTAATTGCTTAATaccatttaatatttaatattaattgcATTAATAATAATTggtaatatctttattttatgtttgacCATCATTAACTAGTGGTTCTTTTATCTTTGGGATGAACTAAAGAGGCATGTCAAAGAAATTTTTACTGCCCTTTAGAAAACATTACCAAAACTTTCTTTCGTAAGACAATTGTCAGTAACTCCTATGTCATTAAgaattacagaaaatttgaatgCCTAACACTTATTGGCTGCCATTCAATTTCAAGAAAAGCTAGGTCAAAATTAGCCCACTGCTTGGCAAGTTATTCctggaataataataaataataataaataaataaataaataaataataaaataagaccAACAAAAAGAGATGGTGGTACTGAAAGTGAGAGTCAGATTATCCGCGACACTCCTACCCCCCAGGCTTCATTTGGCCAATGATTTACTGCTAATCTTCTTCATGGGAATAAGTAAAGTCTTTCTTCTATCCCTTTtggcttttgggggaaaaaaaggtagaAACAGTAGGAAGCTGCTAGGGCTGAAACGGTTAAAAATCACTGCTCTACTGAAACATAAAACACTTTGGAATAGTTGGCATGAGAGGAAAGAGGGCAATGTAACATTAAAGAAGCTGAAAGGCAAATAATTAATTCTATAGTTCATTTAGTCATTAATCCACTCATTAAGCATGCAGGAAGCTTAATCTGTGGAGCTGTAATGAGATTAGCAGTACGAATAAGCTCCAGGagacaacatttttttcttaacaaaaattgGATTAGCCAGACTTCCTAGAAACGCATGTCTATTTTAGCGTTTATGTAGCCAAAGTGAAAAACTCgcctatatttatatttatctcttGTAGATGCAAGTGACGGAGCCTATCTCCATAATATTTCCCAAAAACACTTTTTGGCTCCTTGCATCGGCTTTGTCTCTTTTTCCGGGACACTCTACAGTTCAGTGTTTGACGATAGACAAGAAGATGCCCTGCCAGCTTTTTTTTTAGAACTTAAACATTATATCAACTTTTTCCAAGACAGACTTTCTGAGCCAGCAACAACTgttccaatttaaaattttaaaagtctgagaATAGCATTTGACAGTACATTTTTGCAGTGTCAAGAGAAAAACTACCTTTAGCTCTGAGTCAGAAATAATGAGTCGCATTACTTATTCTCCTGTGATTGTCAAACTGAGATGTAAAAAATGCTAATGACTGGTTAAAAGTCAAAGTTTGGGGTCTCAGTGTTATTTGAGTTGATTCGTTTccaatacagtaaaaaaaaaatctagacactGGAGGGTATAAACAGTAAAGAGGCTTTTGCTTCCTGTTAGCGACATGGGGCTCCGTCCAGTTCTTTCCATAAATTCAGAAAATTCTTCCTGACACTCCATTCCATCTatcccagggagcagcagcactAAACTCGAATCAGGGTAGAAGTACTTAAAGGGATAAACAAGTCTACATTACTGATTCACAAGCTTGCACCAGAGGTCCTGAGTTTTTGTAAAGTTAGGTCAACGATTATAACAAAAGAGCAAATTCCTGAGTTCTATTCCCAGCAGGAGGAATTTACCTTCATGCAAGGTGGCCTGATGGGATCAAAGCCACCAGTAACTGTATCATCTAAATGGAAATGGGCTGGAAATCCCACAGTCTGGATTTGGCAGGAGTCTGGGCTTGGTATCATTAAATGATGTCTTGCTTAAACCAAGAAATGCTTATTGCTCCCTTTGAAGATAAGAAGTCCAGAATTTTCTCCATGCTTCAGATAAGGTGAACCTGATTCCAGATTCAGATAAAACGCACATTTATTAAATGGATTAGAAAATCCTTTCTGAAATAAACTATGTTCCAATGCAAAAAACAGGAAGGTATGAAAGAGCCATCAAACTGGGTTGTCAAAGGTCAGAGAAAAACTAGGATGCTAAGAGGCTTATGGGAAATCTTTGGATTGCCCCAGCTCACCCCCAGGTGGAGCCCTAACAGCATGGCACATAATACCTGTCGGCTTCCCAGAATAGCTAACAGCTGGTTGAGATGTCtactatttgctttaaaatacttggGCAGAGACAAAAAATATAGCTCTGTGTGTCTGAAATTCGTTTAAATGACATTCCAGGGGCCAACAGCCATCCGGTTGGGGAATATACACTCCAAGAGGGGTCAACCAGCATCTAATCAGAAACCCCACACTCCACAGGAGGCTTCCTTCCTCCAGTAGTTTCTCTCTTTCACTCCCACAGGCCCCCGAGGCTTTGCTAATCACACAATTAAGGGGAGAAATGGGTTTCATCAGTGAAATTGGTGGCTCGTCAATTAG
This window encodes:
- the PALM2AKAP2 gene encoding A-kinase anchor protein 2 isoform X15, producing the protein MSDRGKGNLGEVLGAAGSQAQVVAEGEQVMIATWTLFSFFMKPPQLSEDDIRLKRERDSCSANPLQPAPSSLPPDHKNMEIEVSVAECKGVPGITSTLHSIDHPSPFYSPPHNGLLADHHESLDNDVAREIRYLDEVLEANCCDSAVDGTYNGTSSPEPGAAILVGSLSPPAHTASQPEPTERAASRQALPHIELSKSNSATMAEGGRANGHSPDQPRDVLGDSLQAPVSPSSSTSSRCSSRDGEFTLTTLKKEAKFELRAFHEDKKPSKLFEDDESEKEQYCVRKVRPSEEMLELEKERRELIRSQAVKKNPGIAAKWWNPPQEKTIEEQLDEEHLESHKKYKERKERRAQQEQLLMQQQQQQQQQQQQQQQQPPPQLCPAPASSRERSSMTENMKEDIVTEQIDFSAARKQFQLMENSRQTVAKGQSTPRLFSVKPFYRPLGSINSDRPLTLSRPASARGPSEDNGTSAAKGQKASCAMETQSSGGGQGSATPQGKEGPYSEPSKRGPLSKLWAEDGEFTSARAVLTVVKDDDAGILDQFSRSVNVSLTQEELDSGLDELSVRSQDTTVLETLSNDFSMDNISDSGASNETTNALQENSLADFSLPQTPQTDNPSEGRGEGVSKSFSDHGFYSPCSTLGDSPSVDDPLEYQAGLLVQNAIQQAIAEQVDRAASEINGGAEQQGPEATPEEAESGASSSEKAQSMFEPPQVSSPVQEKRDVLPKILPAEDRALRERGPSQPLTVVQPSGPINMEETRPEGSYFSKYSEAAELRSTASLLATQESDVMVGPFKLRSRKQRTLSMIEEEIRAAQEREEELKRQRQVLQSTQSPRAKNAPSLPSRTPCYKTAPGKIEKVKPPPSPTPEGPSLQPDLAPEEAAGSQRPKNLMQTLMEDYETHKSKRRERMDDSSVLEATRVNRRKSVLALRWEAGIYANQEEEDNE
- the PALM2AKAP2 gene encoding PALM2-AKAP2 fusion protein isoform X1 produces the protein MPAGLAQWRFRNHTYPIGGSTCFLQRPDASSSCNFQAARAATLPMTPSFPCALWAVPPAAAAHLPLPPVPRVSAQRCLSQGSRRRTWRLGRLGTARWWPPRPARSCQRAPSPKHFSGVACLAPSEHIIQLLPVLFAGWELREPERSLPTLKGRRGCGRGGETLPAPPRARRAQSSRPWQRRAAPVSPAAARPANRSPAMEMAEAELHKERLQAIAEKRKRQTEIEGKRQELDEQILLLQHSKSKVLREKWLLQGIPAGTAEEEEARRRQSEEDEFRVKQLEDNIQRLEQEIQALESEESQISAKEQIILERLKETEKSFKDLQKSFSSTDGDAVNYISSQLPDLPLLCSPTAEPSPGQDGTSRAAAVYAMEINVETDKQTGETKILSTSTIGPEGVHQRGVKVYDDGTKVVYEVHSGGTIVENGVHKLSSKDVEELIQKAGQSSLRGGHVSERTVVADGSVSHPKEHMLCKEAKLEMVHKSRKDHTSGNPGQQTQAPSTEGPEAHLDQPVTMIFMGYQNIEDEEETKKVLGYDETIKAELVLIDEDDEKSLREKTVTDVSTIDGNAAELVSGRPVSDTTEPSSPEGKEESLATEPAPGVGWENVLLKGDDTTSDATETSSADMTIKKPPQLSEDDIRLKRERDSCSANPLQPAPSSLPPDHKNMEIEVSVAECKGVPGITSTLHSIDHPSPFYSPPHNGLLADHHESLDNDVAREIRYLDEVLEANCCDSAVDGTYNGTSSPEPGAAILVGSLSPPAHTASQPEPTERAASRQALPHIELSKSNSATMAEGGRANGHSPDQPRDVLGDSLQAPVSPSSSTSSRCSSRDGEFTLTTLKKEAKFELRAFHEDKKPSKLFEDDESEKEQYCVRKVRPSEEMLELEKERRELIRSQAVKKNPGIAAKWWNPPQEKTIEEQLDEEHLESHKKYKERKERRAQQEQLLMQQQQQQQQQQQQQQQQPPPQLCPAPASSRERSSMTENMKEDIVTEQIDFSAARKQFQLMENSRQTVAKGQSTPRLFSVKPFYRPLGSINSDRPLTLSRPASARGPSEDNGTSAAKGQKASCAMETQSSGGGQGSATPQGKEGPYSEPSKRGPLSKLWAEDGEFTSARAVLTVVKDDDAGILDQFSRSVNVSLTQEELDSGLDELSVRSQDTTVLETLSNDFSMDNISDSGASNETTNALQENSLADFSLPQTPQTDNPSEGRGEGVSKSFSDHGFYSPCSTLGDSPSVDDPLEYQAGLLVQNAIQQAIAEQVDRAASEINGGAEQQGPEATPEEAESGASSSEKAQSMFEPPQVSSPVQEKRDVLPKILPAEDRALRERGPSQPLTVVQPSGPINMEETRPEGSYFSKYSEAAELRSTASLLATQESDVMVGPFKLRSRKQRTLSMIEEEIRAAQEREEELKRQRQVLQSTQSPRAKNAPSLPSRTPCYKTAPGKIEKVKPPPSPTPEGPSLQPDLAPEEAAGSQRPKNLMQTLMEDYETHKSKRRERMDDSSYTSKLLSCKVTSEVLEATRVNRRKSVLALRWEAGIYANQEEEDNE
- the PALM2AKAP2 gene encoding PALM2-AKAP2 fusion protein isoform X11, whose protein sequence is MAEAELHKERLQAIAEKRKRQTEIEGKRQELDEQILLLQHSKSKVLREKWLLQGIPAGTAEEEEARRRQSEEDEFRVKQLEDNIQRLEQEIQALESEESQISAKEQIILERLKETEKSFKDLQKSFSSTDGDAVNYISSQLPDLPLLCSPTAEPSPGQDGTSRAAGVGWENVLLKGDDTTSDATETSSADMTIKKPPQLSEDDIRLKRERDSCSANPLQPAPSSLPPDHKNMEIEVSVAECKGVPGITSTLHSIDHPSPFYSPPHNGLLADHHESLDNDVAREIRYLDEVLEANCCDSAVDGTYNGTSSPEPGAAILVGSLSPPAHTASQPEPTERAASRQALPHIELSKSNSATMAEGGRANGHSPDQPRDVLGDSLQAPVSPSSSTSSRCSSRDGEFTLTTLKKEAKFELRAFHEDKKPSKLFEDDESEKEQYCVRKVRPSEEMLELEKERRELIRSQAVKKNPGIAAKWWNPPQEKTIEEQLDEEHLESHKKYKERKERRAQQEQLLMQQQQQQQQQQQQQQQQPPPQLCPAPASSRERSSMTENMKEDIVTEQIDFSAARKQFQLMENSRQTVAKGQSTPRLFSVKPFYRPLGSINSDRPLTLSRPASARGPSEDNGTSAAKGQKASCAMETQSSGGGQGSATPQGKEGPYSEPSKRGPLSKLWAEDGEFTSARAVLTVVKDDDAGILDQFSRSVNVSLTQEELDSGLDELSVRSQDTTVLETLSNDFSMDNISDSGASNETTNALQENSLADFSLPQTPQTDNPSEGRGEGVSKSFSDHGFYSPCSTLGDSPSVDDPLEYQAGLLVQNAIQQAIAEQVDRAASEINGGAEQQGPEATPEEAESGASSSEKAQSMFEPPQVSSPVQEKRDVLPKILPAEDRALRERGPSQPLTVVQPSGPINMEETRPEGSYFSKYSEAAELRSTASLLATQESDVMVGPFKLRSRKQRTLSMIEEEIRAAQEREEELKRQRQVLQSTQSPRAKNAPSLPSRTPCYKTAPGKIEKVKPPPSPTPEGPSLQPDLAPEEAAGSQRPKNLMQTLMEDYETHKSKRRERMDDSSVLEATRVNRRKSVLALRWEAGIYANQEEEDNE
- the PALM2AKAP2 gene encoding A-kinase anchor protein 2 isoform X12, whose product is MSRYFCCSIPSPKCFGKNGCCRVYPPELPRRRKPGGGSLRRMSSESNSLKTTFRGVGWENVLLKGDDTTSDATETSSADMTIKKPPQLSEDDIRLKRERDSCSANPLQPAPSSLPPDHKNMEIEVSVAECKGVPGITSTLHSIDHPSPFYSPPHNGLLADHHESLDNDVAREIRYLDEVLEANCCDSAVDGTYNGTSSPEPGAAILVGSLSPPAHTASQPEPTERAASRQALPHIELSKSNSATMAEGGRANGHSPDQPRDVLGDSLQAPVSPSSSTSSRCSSRDGEFTLTTLKKEAKFELRAFHEDKKPSKLFEDDESEKEQYCVRKVRPSEEMLELEKERRELIRSQAVKKNPGIAAKWWNPPQEKTIEEQLDEEHLESHKKYKERKERRAQQEQLLMQQQQQQQQQQQQQQQQPPPQLCPAPASSRERSSMTENMKEDIVTEQIDFSAARKQFQLMENSRQTVAKGQSTPRLFSVKPFYRPLGSINSDRPLTLSRPASARGPSEDNGTSAAKGQKASCAMETQSSGGGQGSATPQGKEGPYSEPSKRGPLSKLWAEDGEFTSARAVLTVVKDDDAGILDQFSRSVNVSLTQEELDSGLDELSVRSQDTTVLETLSNDFSMDNISDSGASNETTNALQENSLADFSLPQTPQTDNPSEGRGEGVSKSFSDHGFYSPCSTLGDSPSVDDPLEYQAGLLVQNAIQQAIAEQVDRAASEINGGAEQQGPEATPEEAESGASSSEKAQSMFEPPQVSSPVQEKRDVLPKILPAEDRALRERGPSQPLTVVQPSGPINMEETRPEGSYFSKYSEAAELRSTASLLATQESDVMVGPFKLRSRKQRTLSMIEEEIRAAQEREEELKRQRQVLQSTQSPRAKNAPSLPSRTPCYKTAPGKIEKVKPPPSPTPEGPSLQPDLAPEEAAGSQRPKNLMQTLMEDYETHKSKRRERMDDSSYTSKLLSCKVTSEVLEATRVNRRKSVLALRWEAGIYANQEEEDNE
- the PALM2AKAP2 gene encoding A-kinase anchor protein 2 isoform X13, whose protein sequence is MSRYFCCSIPSPKCFGKNGCCRVYPPELPRRRKPGGGSLRRMSSESNSLKTTFRGVGWENVLLKGDDTTSDATETSSADMTIKKPPQLSEDDIRLKRERDSCSANPLQPAPSSLPPDHKNMEIEVSVAECKGVPGITSTLHSIDHPSPFYSPPHNGLLADHHESLDNDVAREIRYLDEVLEANCCDSAVDGTYNGTSSPEPGAAILVGSLSPPAHTASQPEPTERAASRQALPHIELSKSNSATMAEGGRANGHSPDQPRDVLGDSLQAPVSPSSSTSSRCSSRDGEFTLTTLKKEAKFELRAFHEDKKPSKLFEDDESEKEQYCVRKVRPSEEMLELEKERRELIRSQAVKKNPGIAAKWWNPPQEKTIEEQLDEEHLESHKKYKERKERRAQQEQLLMQQQQQQQQQQQQQQQQPPPQLCPAPASSRERSSMTENMKEDIVTEQIDFSAARKQFQLMENSRQTVAKGQSTPRLFSVKPFYRPLGSINSDRPLTLSRPASARGPSEDNGTSAAKGQKASCAMETQSSGGGQGSATPQGKEGPYSEPSKRGPLSKLWAEDGEFTSARAVLTVVKDDDAGILDQFSRSVNVSLTQEELDSGLDELSVRSQDTTVLETLSNDFSMDNISDSGASNETTNALQENSLADFSLPQTPQTDNPSEGRGEGVSKSFSDHGFYSPCSTLGDSPSVDDPLEYQAGLLVQNAIQQAIAEQVDRAASEINGGAEQQGPEATPEEAESGASSSEKAQSMFEPPQVSSPVQEKRDVLPKILPAEDRALRERGPSQPLTVVQPSGPINMEETRPEGSYFSKYSEAAELRSTASLLATQESDVMVGPFKLRSRKQRTLSMIEEEIRAAQEREEELKRQRQVLQSTQSPRAKNAPSLPSRTPCYKTAPGKIEKVKPPPSPTPEGPSLQPDLAPEEAAGSQRPKNLMQTLMEDYETHKSKRRERMDDSSVLEATRVNRRKSVLALRWEAGIYANQEEEDNE